GGCCAACCAGATGTGACACTGCTCGAAAGGGTGCTCAGTGGACTTCGCAAGCTCTAGCGGCGGTGCAGCCCGCTCAACCACCAGCGCGAAGATCGTGGTGGCGGGCGGCTTCGGCGTGGGCAAGACCACGTTCGTCGGCGCCGTCTCGGAGATCAACCCGCTGCGTACCGAAGCCGTCATGACCAGCGCCTCCGCCGGCATCGACGACCTCACCCACACCGGGGACAAGACCACCACCACGGTGGCCATGGACTTCGGCCGCATCACCCTCGACCAGGACCTGATCCTGTACCTGTTCGGCACCCCCGGACAGGACCGCTTCTGGTTCATGTGGGACGACCTCGTACGCGGCGCCATCGGCGCCGTCGTCCTCGTCGACACCCGCCGCCTCGCCGACTGCTTCCCCGCCGTCGACTACTTCGAGAACTCCGGCCTCCCCTTCGTCATCGCCCTCAACGGCTTCGACGGACACCAGCCCTACACCCCCGACGAGGTACGCGAGGCGCTCCAGATCGGCCCCGACACCCCGATCATCACCACCGACGCCCGCCACCGCGCGGACGCCAAGAGCGGACTCATCACCCTGGTCGAACACGCCCTCATGGCGCGGCTGCGTTAGTTCCGTCCGTCCGGGCCGCGCGCGTCCGGACCGATGCCGCGAAAGGCCCCGTACTCCTCGGAGTGCGGGGCCTTCGCCGTTCCCCCGCCCGCCGGCCCGTGCGGGGCTCCGAGCGCGACACCGTCGCCGCCGCCGACACCGACACCGACACCGACACGGGCGCACCGGCACAGACGCACCGACACGGACGGCGACGTGCCGGAGCCCCGCACGGTGGTCCGTGCGGGGCTCCTGTCGTACGTACGGGCGCCGGGGCGCCCCGTGCTCAGCCCTGCCAGCTGTGCGGGGCCCGGAAGCCCGGCGTGCGCTCCAGACGGCGCCAGCCGGCCGTCGAGCGGCCACGGTGCGACGGGGCGGTGTCCGCGCCGGTACGGGCGGCGGCGCGGGCCATCAGGACGGCGGTGATGGCGGCCAGCTCCTCGGGGCCGGCCTGGCCCTTCTCGACGCGGAGCAGGGAGCTGTCGGCGCGGAGCGGGGTGACGTCTGCGGAATCGTTCATCGGGCTCGTGTCTCCGTCTTCTCGGCGGGCGGGCGGCTGTGCCGGGGGCGGCGGCGTGGGCGGCAGGGCCGCCGCACCCCGCGGGGGCGCGCTCACTGCGGGGGGTTGCCGTGTTTGCGGGACGGCAGGTCGGCGTGCTTCGTACGGAGCATCGTGAGGGCCGAGACGAGGACCTCACGGGTCTCGGCCGGGTCGATGACGTCGTCGACCAGCCCGCGCTCCGCGGCGTAGTAGGGGTGCATCAGCTCGGCCTTGTACTCCTTGACCATGCGTACCCGCATGGCCTCGGGGTCCTCGGCGTCGGCGATCTGCTTGCGGAAGATGACGTTGGCGGCGCCCTCCGCGCCCATCACCGCGATCTCGTTGGTGGGCCAGGCGAAGGTGAGGTCGGCGCCGATGGACTGGGAGTCCATGACGATGTAAGCACCGCCGTACGCCTTGCGCAGGATGAGCGAGATCCGGGGGACGGTGGCGTTGCAGTACGCGTAGAGCAGCTTCGCCCCGTGGCGGATGATGCCGCCGTGCTCCTGGTCGACACCGGGCAGGAAGCCGGGCACGTCCAGCAGCGTCACGATCGGGATGTTGAAGGCGTCGCACATCTGCACGAAGCGAGCGGCCTTCTCGGACGCCTCGATGTCCAGGACGCCCGCCAGCGACTGCGGCTGGTTGGCGACGATGCCCACGACCTGGCCGCCGAGCCGGGACAGCGCGCAGATGATGTTGGTCGCCCAGCGTTCGTGGATCTCCAGGAAGTCGCCGTCGTCGACGAGCTCCTCGATGACCTTGCGCATGTCGTAGGGGCGGTTGCCGTCGGCCGGTACCAGGTCGAGCAGCACGTCGGAGCGGCGGTCGGCCGGGTCCTCGGACTCGGCGGCGGGCGGGTTCTCCCGGTTGTTGGAGGGGAGCATCGACAGGAGGTAGCGGACCTCCGCGATGCAGGTCTCCTCGTCGTCGTACGCGAAGTGCGCGACGCCCGACGTCTCGGCGTGCACGTCCGCGCCGCCCAGACCGTTCTGGGTGATCTCCTCGCCCGTGACCGCCTTGACGACGTCGGGGCCGGTGATGAACATCTGCGACGTCTCACGGACCATGAACACGAAGTCGGTGAGGGCGGGGCTGTACGCGGCGCCGCCGGCGCACGGGCCGAGCATCACGCTGATCTGCGGGATGACACCGGACGCCCGGGTGTTGCGCTGGAAGATGCCGCCGTAGCCGGCGAGCGCGGAGACGCCCTCCTGGATACGGGCGCCCGCGCCGTCGTTGAGCGAGACCAGCGGGGCACCGGCCGCGATGGCCATGTCCATGATCTTGTGGATCTTGGTGGCGTGGGCCTCACCGAGAGCGCCGCCGAAGATCCGGAAGTCGTGCGCGTAGACGAAGACCGTACGGCCCTCGACCGTGCCCCAGCCGGTGATCACACCGTCCGTGTACGGCTTCTTGGCCTCCAGGCCGAACCCGGTGGCCCGGTGCCTGCGCAGCTGTTCGACCTCTCGGAACGAGCCCTCGTCGAGCAGCAGCGCAATGCGCTCGCGGGCCGTCAGCTTGCCCTTCGCGTGCTGCGCCTCGGTGGCGCGTTCGCTCGGGCCGCTCAGTGCCTGCTGCCGCAGCGAGTGCAACTCGGCCACGCGCCCACGGGCGTCGACGGGCTCACTCGGCGTCTGGTCCACAACGGTCATGTATCGACCCTACGAAGAACGGAGCGAAAAAGCCGCCGTCGACTCCGCACAGTCTCCTGACCGGATTCCTGGTGGAGCCGGACAGAACCGGGGCGTGCGGGGCCCGGTTCGACAGCCTGATACCCCTCGTGCTTGTGAGGTTCCTCCAGATGTCGGGTGGATGTCGGGCGGCGGCCGGTCGCGGGGGTGTGGGGAGTCGGGGCGTGGCCGGGGGCGGGGGCGGCCACGGGGCCGGGTGCGGGCGGGCGGACGGCGCGGCCCGATCGCGGGCGGCGGGTGGGGTCGGCCACGGTCGGGTGGCGGGCGGGGTGACGGACGCCGGTGCCGCTGTGGCCGATGTGGCCGATGTGAAGACCCTCGAACGAATGAGAGCGCTCTCAGCAACACCCTTGACGCGTCCCGGACACGTGACGAGAGTGGGGGACGCAGACCCGGGCGCGTGCCCCCCACACGCCGCGCCCGGCCGCGATCCCCCCACATCTCAGGAGAACTTCCGTGATTTCGCGCAGGATGTTTCTGACCGGCACGGCCGCCGCGGCGACGGCGCTCACCTACCCCGCCTGGGGAAGCGCTCTCAGCCCCCGCGCCAACGCCGCCGAGACCTGTGAACTGGCCCTGGTCAACAAGTCGTTGCCCGGCTCGGTCAACGCGTACGTCACCGGCCACGAGCAGGGCACCGACCGCTGGGTGCTGCTCCGCGCCGACGGCAGTGTCTACCGGCCGGAGTCGCCCGCCGAGGCCAACACCCCGCTGCCGGCCGACTGCGCCATTCCGCTGGGCGCGGCGGGCGGCGCCGCGGTGACGATGACGCTGCCCCAGATGTACGGCGCCCGCGTCTACTTCGTACGGGACGACACGCTGGACTTCTTCCTCAACCCGGGCCCGTCCCTGGTCGAACCCGCGTTCGCGAGCGAGGACGACCCCAACTACGGCCGTACATGGTCGTTCTGCGAGTTCACCTTCAACCCGCAGCAGCTGTACTCCAACATCAGCTACGTCGACCTGGTGACCGCGCTGCCCATCGGCATCACCCTGGAGGGCGACGCGACGCACGAGGTCGCCCCGCTGCCCGACGGCGCGCTCCAGAAGATCGCCGACGGACTGACGGCGCAGGCGGCGGCCGACGGGCAGCCGTGGGACTCGCTGATCACCCGTGGCGCCGACGGCCAGGTGCTGCGGGTCATCGCCCCGCAGAACGCCATGGCGCCGTACTTCGACCGGCCCGACGAGATGCCGTTCCGGGACGTCTTCGACGGCTACATCGAGCAGGTCTGGCAGAAGTACGCCGCCGAGGACCTGAAGATCGACCTCCAGGGCGGGCGCGGCGTGCTGGCCGGCCGGGTCGCGGGAGACACGCTCACCTTCGCGGGCGGCCACACCTTCTCGCGGCCGGTCTCGAAGGACATCTTCACCTGCAACCACGGCCCCTTCACCAACAACCCGGGCGACTCGGACGACAAGAAGGGGCTCCTGGCGCGGCTGGCGGCCGGCTTCAACCGCTCGACGCTGCTCACCCACCCGGACCAGCCGAACGGCGCCACGGCGGCGGACTACTACCGGGACCCGTCCACCAATCACTGGGCACGGCTGCTGCACGAGAACACCCCGATCGGCTACGCGTTCCCGTACGACGACGTACGGCCGGACGGCGAGCCGGACGTCTCGGGCGCGGCGCACGACGGGAACCCGG
Above is a window of Streptomyces sp. NBC_01498 DNA encoding:
- a CDS encoding acyl-CoA carboxylase subunit epsilon, producing the protein MNDSADVTPLRADSSLLRVEKGQAGPEELAAITAVLMARAAARTGADTAPSHRGRSTAGWRRLERTPGFRAPHSWQG
- a CDS encoding acyl-CoA carboxylase subunit beta — translated: MTVVDQTPSEPVDARGRVAELHSLRQQALSGPSERATEAQHAKGKLTARERIALLLDEGSFREVEQLRRHRATGFGLEAKKPYTDGVITGWGTVEGRTVFVYAHDFRIFGGALGEAHATKIHKIMDMAIAAGAPLVSLNDGAGARIQEGVSALAGYGGIFQRNTRASGVIPQISVMLGPCAGGAAYSPALTDFVFMVRETSQMFITGPDVVKAVTGEEITQNGLGGADVHAETSGVAHFAYDDEETCIAEVRYLLSMLPSNNRENPPAAESEDPADRRSDVLLDLVPADGNRPYDMRKVIEELVDDGDFLEIHERWATNIICALSRLGGQVVGIVANQPQSLAGVLDIEASEKAARFVQMCDAFNIPIVTLLDVPGFLPGVDQEHGGIIRHGAKLLYAYCNATVPRISLILRKAYGGAYIVMDSQSIGADLTFAWPTNEIAVMGAEGAANVIFRKQIADAEDPEAMRVRMVKEYKAELMHPYYAAERGLVDDVIDPAETREVLVSALTMLRTKHADLPSRKHGNPPQ
- a CDS encoding glycoside hydrolase family 64 protein — its product is MFLTGTAAAATALTYPAWGSALSPRANAAETCELALVNKSLPGSVNAYVTGHEQGTDRWVLLRADGSVYRPESPAEANTPLPADCAIPLGAAGGAAVTMTLPQMYGARVYFVRDDTLDFFLNPGPSLVEPAFASEDDPNYGRTWSFCEFTFNPQQLYSNISYVDLVTALPIGITLEGDATHEVAPLPDGALQKIADGLTAQAAADGQPWDSLITRGADGQVLRVIAPQNAMAPYFDRPDEMPFRDVFDGYIEQVWQKYAAEDLKIDLQGGRGVLAGRVAGDTLTFAGGHTFSRPVSKDIFTCNHGPFTNNPGDSDDKKGLLARLAAGFNRSTLLTHPDQPNGATAADYYRDPSTNHWARLLHENTPIGYAFPYDDVRPDGEPDVSGAAHDGNPVRFTVSVGS
- a CDS encoding GTP-binding protein, yielding MDFASSSGGAARSTTSAKIVVAGGFGVGKTTFVGAVSEINPLRTEAVMTSASAGIDDLTHTGDKTTTTVAMDFGRITLDQDLILYLFGTPGQDRFWFMWDDLVRGAIGAVVLVDTRRLADCFPAVDYFENSGLPFVIALNGFDGHQPYTPDEVREALQIGPDTPIITTDARHRADAKSGLITLVEHALMARLR